A genomic region of Micromonospora sp. NBRC 110009 contains the following coding sequences:
- a CDS encoding MEDS domain-containing protein gives MTGTSVVDQIRLGDHVCWTYDDEGAALNVAGRFAATGLRLGHKVICFTDSSTPQALRARVQAAGVSAEAAVAAGQLQVVPAAERYLSGERLVPEALVAAVVDEVTRGQREGYPGVRLCGDMSWVLRSRTTLDELHRYESALNPHFLDARIAGLCLYDRRLFPADRLRALAAAHPGTAAPESDRTWSPLLRAYRMTDPPGLRLVGEVDQSNREAFTAVLNDVTGVGAASRAPVLDVSELSFADVGAATALVRADRSSATGIRLVGCRPALSRLLGLLDSGTPTGSRA, from the coding sequence GTGACTGGTACTTCCGTGGTCGACCAGATTCGCCTGGGCGACCACGTCTGCTGGACCTACGACGACGAGGGGGCGGCTCTCAACGTCGCCGGCCGCTTCGCGGCCACCGGCCTGCGCCTCGGCCACAAGGTCATCTGCTTCACCGACTCGTCGACCCCCCAGGCGCTGCGGGCCCGCGTCCAGGCTGCCGGGGTGTCGGCCGAGGCCGCTGTGGCGGCCGGGCAGCTGCAGGTCGTGCCGGCGGCGGAGAGGTACCTGTCGGGCGAGCGGCTGGTGCCGGAGGCGCTGGTGGCCGCCGTGGTGGACGAGGTCACCCGGGGGCAGCGCGAGGGCTACCCGGGGGTGCGGCTCTGCGGGGACATGTCCTGGGTGCTGCGCAGCCGCACCACGCTGGACGAGCTCCACCGGTACGAGTCGGCGCTCAACCCGCACTTCCTGGACGCGCGGATCGCCGGCCTGTGCCTGTACGACCGGCGGCTGTTCCCCGCCGACCGGCTGCGGGCCCTCGCCGCCGCCCACCCGGGGACCGCCGCGCCGGAGAGCGATCGGACCTGGTCGCCGTTGCTGCGGGCGTACCGGATGACCGACCCGCCGGGCCTGCGGCTGGTGGGCGAGGTGGACCAGAGCAACCGGGAGGCGTTCACCGCGGTGCTGAACGACGTGACGGGCGTCGGGGCGGCGAGCCGGGCGCCGGTGCTGGACGTCTCCGAGCTGAGCTTCGCCGACGTGGGTGCCGCGACCGCGCTGGTCCGGGCCGACCGGAGCAGCGCCACCGGCATCCGGCTGGTGGGCTGCCGGCCGGCGCTGAGCCGGCTGCTGGGCCTGCTCGACAGCGGAACCCCGACGGGCTCGCGGGCATGA
- a CDS encoding VOC family protein — protein MIDEVEVGRQVAPRLRVAFEVDDSRAVTERLVAAGAREVAPPTVTPWQSLNARLDGPAGLHLTVFQELRSPEERAALDGFGTDA, from the coding sequence ATGATCGACGAGGTGGAGGTCGGCCGGCAGGTCGCGCCCCGCCTGCGGGTGGCGTTCGAGGTGGACGACAGCCGCGCGGTGACCGAACGCCTGGTCGCCGCCGGTGCCCGCGAGGTCGCTCCGCCAACCGTCACCCCCTGGCAGTCGCTCAACGCCCGCCTCGACGGCCCGGCGGGCCTGCACCTCACCGTCTTCCAGGAGCTGCGGAGCCCGGAGGAGCGCGCCGCCCTGGACGGCTTCGGCACCGACGCCTGA
- a CDS encoding DUF3626 domain-containing protein yields the protein MPDPTLTPAQAAALRYVRDVALRDRPAALAAIADHLARSGVAYRSAEVVAAVAAHGRLTLNFHPDRPLRDGRTVAEALDQEGVYRSQFETGISNGGLTAFPGGDRDRWEQTLFGGAYHRPGVLPAERPKYGGLNLLDHPDGSCPRFGSCHLRLRPEVLARSTFSFGDSATEPSEFGTVEIFEPVLAALLTATAGTGVSLGLAGMDPDTLVRRLLHRREPASDAAGRALDDYIEAQVHGELSLARDVEAIVADPSFRGTDTGRLLIGVARRNGVPLCWHAGFELPVDGIDAEFRGPAIPPLAARVHAEFARPEEPVHAALIGRAAASVVREPQRWADRGPTDLTLQHLKQLWHVLVRFGTPAAG from the coding sequence GTGCCCGACCCGACGTTGACCCCCGCGCAGGCCGCCGCCCTCCGGTACGTGCGGGACGTGGCGCTGCGCGACCGGCCGGCCGCGCTCGCCGCCATCGCCGACCACCTCGCCCGCTCGGGCGTCGCGTACCGGTCGGCGGAGGTGGTCGCGGCCGTTGCCGCGCACGGCCGGCTCACCCTCAACTTCCACCCCGACCGGCCGCTGCGCGACGGCCGCACGGTGGCCGAGGCGCTCGACCAGGAGGGCGTCTACCGCAGCCAGTTCGAGACCGGCATCTCCAACGGCGGCCTGACCGCCTTTCCGGGCGGCGACCGGGACCGCTGGGAGCAGACGCTGTTCGGTGGGGCATACCACCGGCCGGGCGTGCTCCCCGCCGAGCGCCCGAAGTACGGCGGCCTCAACCTGCTCGACCACCCGGACGGCTCGTGCCCCCGGTTCGGCTCCTGCCACCTGCGGCTGCGGCCGGAGGTGCTCGCCCGGTCCACGTTCAGCTTCGGGGACAGCGCCACGGAGCCGAGCGAGTTCGGCACGGTCGAGATCTTCGAGCCGGTGCTCGCCGCGCTGCTGACCGCCACCGCCGGCACCGGCGTCAGTCTCGGACTGGCCGGCATGGATCCGGACACCCTGGTACGCAGGTTGCTGCACCGCCGGGAGCCGGCATCCGACGCGGCCGGGCGGGCCCTGGACGACTACATCGAGGCCCAGGTCCACGGCGAGCTGAGCCTGGCCCGGGACGTCGAGGCGATCGTGGCCGACCCCTCGTTCCGGGGCACCGACACCGGACGGCTTCTCATCGGGGTCGCCCGCCGGAACGGCGTCCCGCTGTGCTGGCACGCCGGATTCGAGCTGCCGGTCGACGGCATCGACGCCGAGTTCCGCGGGCCGGCGATCCCGCCGCTGGCCGCGCGGGTGCATGCCGAGTTCGCCCGCCCGGAGGAGCCGGTGCACGCCGCGTTGATCGGTAGGGCCGCCGCCTCGGTGGTCAGGGAGCCGCAGCGGTGGGCCGACCGCGGCCCGACCGACCTGACCCTCCAGCACCTCAAGCAGCTCTGGCACGTCCTGGTCCGCTTCGGCACCCCGGCCGCCGGCTGA
- a CDS encoding alpha/beta hydrolase family protein, translated as MTIERELSFTSAGHRLVGTLTLPAGAGPRPGALLLPGSGPLNRDGDHRRLPLGIQRDLAAALADAGVATLRYDRRGVGDSSGRFPRTGFHENVDDAQAALAALGADPAVDAGKLFLVGHSEGALTATAMAARGVALAGMVLLAGTGRPGAEVLRWQAARLLPDLPAPVRLLLRLTRTDLVAKVARNHEKILATTGDVAWVGGQRLNARWMREFLRYDPRPDLARVTAPILALTGDKDLQTDPVDLPVIAASAGGPVQTRVLPDVTHVLRRQPGAPSLRAYRREVTNPVDASVTGAVVSWIASLG; from the coding sequence ATGACGATCGAGCGGGAATTGAGCTTCACCTCGGCCGGTCACCGGCTGGTCGGCACGCTCACCCTGCCCGCCGGAGCCGGACCACGCCCCGGGGCGTTGCTGTTGCCCGGCTCCGGGCCGCTGAACCGGGACGGCGACCACCGCCGGCTGCCCCTCGGGATCCAGCGGGACCTGGCCGCCGCGCTGGCCGACGCAGGCGTGGCCACCCTTCGGTATGACCGCCGGGGCGTGGGCGACAGCTCCGGCCGCTTCCCGCGGACCGGCTTCCATGAGAACGTCGACGACGCGCAGGCCGCCCTCGCGGCGCTCGGCGCGGACCCGGCGGTGGACGCCGGAAAGCTCTTCCTGGTCGGGCACAGCGAGGGAGCGCTCACCGCCACCGCGATGGCCGCCCGCGGCGTCGCGCTGGCCGGGATGGTCCTGCTCGCCGGCACCGGCCGCCCCGGCGCCGAGGTGCTGCGCTGGCAGGCCGCCCGGCTGCTGCCCGACCTGCCCGCCCCGGTGCGCCTGCTGCTCCGGCTCACCCGTACCGACCTGGTGGCCAAGGTGGCCCGCAACCACGAGAAGATCCTGGCCACCACGGGCGACGTGGCCTGGGTCGGCGGGCAGCGCCTCAACGCCCGGTGGATGCGCGAGTTCCTCCGCTACGACCCCCGGCCGGACCTGGCCCGCGTGACCGCCCCGATCCTGGCGTTGACCGGCGACAAGGACCTGCAGACCGACCCCGTCGACCTGCCGGTCATCGCCGCGAGCGCCGGCGGGCCGGTGCAGACTCGGGTGCTGCCCGACGTCACCCACGTGCTGCGACGCCAGCCCGGGGCGCCGTCGCTGCGCGCGTACCGCCGGGAGGTCACGAACCCGGTCGACGCCTCGGTGACCGGGGCGGTCGTGTCGTGGATCGCCTCCCTCGGTTGA